The Geomonas agri genome contains the following window.
CACCCCCACCGTAAGCTTGCCGCCGCAGGTGGGGCAGCGGTAGCCGTGGGCGATGGTCTCTTCAGGGGAGAACCGGATGCCGCAGCACCTATGGCCGTCAGCGTGGTATTTCCCCTGTTCCGGGAAGAACTCGATGGTTCCGGCCACTCCCTTGCCTGTGGCAATAGCCTGGAAGACCCCGTCGTAGCTGAGTTCCGTGTCGAAGATGGTGGCCTCGCGCCCGAGTTTCGCGGCGGAATGCGCGTCCGAGTTGGAGATGAGCGTGATGCCGTCCAGGACCGACAGACGCCAGTTCATGGCGGGATCGGAGGAGAGGCCGGTCTCGATGGCATGGATTTCGGGGGCGAGTTCGTCGAAACATTCCTCCAACGACTCGAACCCGGAGCAGGCGCCGAAGATGGAGAAATGGGGGGTCCAGGCGTGGGCGGGGATGAGGAGCGCGCGCGGCGAAGCCTCGATCACCATGGCCAGGAGGTCCTTGGCGTCCAGCTTCAGGATCGGTCGGCCGTCGGACGCGAGGGTGCCGATGCGGGAGAGTTGCAGGTTCAGCCGGTGCGCCGACTCGAAGTCGGGGAGCAGCACCAGGCAATGGACCTTCCTCGTGCGTCCACCTTTGCGGTAGATGCAGCTGATTTCGCCGCTGATCAGAAACGAGACCGGGGCGCGGCAGCTTTCCGGCACCTGGTCGAGGAGAGGCTCCCGGCGCAGGCGCAGCAGCCCCTCTTCGGCGGGCACCAGCTCTCGCTCCAGCTCGGTAAGCCAACCGGGATGGGTGCAGTCGCCGGTGCCGACCACGCGGATCCCCTTCAACTGGGCCCACCGCCAGAGTTGCGTGAGGTCGAGATCGCGGCTGGTCGCCCGGGAGAAGCGGGAGTGGATGTGCAGGTCTGCTGTGAATCTCATGTGGGGAGCGGTTCCCGGCGCGCCGTGCGCCATTAGAGGGGAAGGGGGAACGTGGGTGCGGCGCCGTCA
Protein-coding sequences here:
- a CDS encoding endonuclease Q family protein — translated: MRFTADLHIHSRFSRATSRDLDLTQLWRWAQLKGIRVVGTGDCTHPGWLTELERELVPAEEGLLRLRREPLLDQVPESCRAPVSFLISGEISCIYRKGGRTRKVHCLVLLPDFESAHRLNLQLSRIGTLASDGRPILKLDAKDLLAMVIEASPRALLIPAHAWTPHFSIFGACSGFESLEECFDELAPEIHAIETGLSSDPAMNWRLSVLDGITLISNSDAHSAAKLGREATIFDTELSYDGVFQAIATGKGVAGTIEFFPEQGKYHADGHRCCGIRFSPEETIAHGYRCPTCGGKLTVGVLHRVELLADRAAGAKPAQAPSFWSVIPLIDLIGGALRVGSASKKAEALYFQLLGGLGNEFHILLEAPLNEIAARSTATLAAGIGRMRKGEVEIEAGYDGRFGTVSVSASEEEAT